Proteins found in one Quercus robur chromosome 2, dhQueRobu3.1, whole genome shotgun sequence genomic segment:
- the LOC126714461 gene encoding uncharacterized protein LOC126714461, which translates to MKNKASTILKQIIATLSSMAKAKTLALKNKTRAIKTRLIIFSLLKNKKIFMSSLSHSIHQKKSYISHKLNALLSHHHHDKDSNDFEDDFVDQDKAIVQYKDNLDAMAHKYLPDPTHTEEADVQKNDKYPDLTHSLFYSEDLDFEYPGGSVIDLVKNSKEEAGEEFMLENEIDRVADLFIKRFHKQMMMQKQLSLKRHQERLEKSS; encoded by the coding sequence ATGAAGAACAAAGCATCTACAATATTGAAGCAGATAATAGCCACTTTGAGCTCCATGGCCAAGGCTAAAACCCTTGCTCTCAAGAACAAAACAAGGGCCATCAAGACTCGCCTGATTATATTCTCCTTGCTTAAGAACAAGAAGATCTTCATGAGCTCCCTCTCTCACAGTATTCATCAGAAGAAGAGCTACATCTCTCACAAGCTCAACGCTTTGCTTAGCCATCATCATCATGACAAAGACTCCAACGATTTTGAAGACGATTTTGTAGACCAAGACAAGGCCATAGTACAGTACAAAGACAACCTTGATGCCATGGCTCACAAGTACCTCCCCGACCCAACTCACACAGAAGAGGCAGATGTACAGAAAAATGACAAGTACCCCGACCTGACTCACTCGCTGTTTTATTCAGAGGACTTGGACTTTGAATATCCAGGAGGGTCAGTGATAGACTTGGTGAAGAACTCAAAGGAAGAAGCAGGGGAAGAATTCATGTTGGAAAACGAGATAGACCGCGTGGCAGACCTTTTCATAAAGAGGTTCCATAAGCAGATGATGATGCAGAAGCAGCTTTCTTTGAAGAGGCACCAGGAGAGGCTGGAGAAGAGTTCCTAG